The proteins below come from a single Bubalus kerabau isolate K-KA32 ecotype Philippines breed swamp buffalo chromosome 19, PCC_UOA_SB_1v2, whole genome shotgun sequence genomic window:
- the ANKRD9 gene encoding ankyrin repeat domain-containing protein 9 isoform X1, whose translation MPWDARLPGGGAEGGPEGAGAARSRAQKQCRKSSFAFYQAVRDLLPVWLLEDMRASEAFHWDERGRAAAYSPSEALLYALVHDHQGYAHYLLATFPRRALAPPSAGFRCCTAPGPHVALAVRYNRVGILRRILRTVRDFPAEERARLLDRHGCSRVEGGGTALHVACELVRPECLFLLLGHGASPGLRDGGGLTPLELLLRQLGRDAGAIAPAASGAPAPPPGEPRQRRLLLLDLLALYTPADAAGPARRELLGDRPRWRRLLGEEKFQWLAGLAPPSLFARAMQVLVTAISPGRFPEALDELPLPPFLQPLDLTGKG comes from the coding sequence ATGCCGTGGGACGCGCGACTGCCGGGGGGCGGCGCGGAAGGCGGGCCCGAGGGCGCAGGGGCGGCGCGCTCTAGGGCGCAGAAGCAGTGCCGCAAGTCGTCGTTCGCCTTCTACCAGGCCGTGCGCGACCTGCTGCCTGTCTGGCTGCTGGAGGACATGCGCGCCAGCGAGGCCTTCCACTGGGACGAGCGCGGCCGCGCCGCCGCCTACTCGCCGTCTGAGGCGCTGCTCTACGCGCTGGTGCACGACCACCAGGGGTACGCGCACTACCTGCTGGCCACCTTCCCGCGGCGCGCCCTCGCGCCTCCCAGCGCCGGCTTCCGCTGCTGCACGGCGCCGGGGCCGCACGTGGCGCTGGCCGTGCGCTACAACCGCGTGGGCATCCTGCGCCGAATCCTGCGCACCGTGCGCGACTTCCCAGCCGAGGAGCGCGCGCGCCTGCTCGACCGGCACGGCTGCAGCCGTGTGGAGGGTGGTGGCACGGCGCTGCACGTGGCCTGCGAGCTGGTGCGCCCCGAGTGCCTCTTCCTGCTGCTTGGCCACGGCGCCTCGCCAGGCCTGCGCGACGGCGGCGGCCTAACACCGCTCGAGCTGCTGCTGCGCCAGCTGGGCCGTGACGCCGGGGCCATCGCCCCTGCGGCCTCCGGGGCGCCTGCGCCGCCGCCTGGGGAGCCGCGCCAGCGCCGCCTGCTGCTGCTGGACCTGCTGGCGCTGTACACACCCGCGGATGCCGCCGGCCCGGCCCGCCGCGAGCTGCTGGGTGACCGGCCGCGCTGGCGGCGGCTGCTGGGCGAGGAGAAGTTCCAGTGGCTGGCGGGCCTCGCGCCGCCCTCGCTCTTCGCGCGCGCCATGCAGGTGCTGGTCACCGCCATCTCACCCGGCCGCTTCCCCGAGGCCCTGGACGAGCTGCCGCTGCCGCCCTTCTTGCAGCCGCTGGACCTCACGGGCAAGGGCTAG
- the ANKRD9 gene encoding ankyrin repeat domain-containing protein 9 isoform X2, giving the protein MRASEAFHWDERGRAAAYSPSEALLYALVHDHQGYAHYLLATFPRRALAPPSAGFRCCTAPGPHVALAVRYNRVGILRRILRTVRDFPAEERARLLDRHGCSRVEGGGTALHVACELVRPECLFLLLGHGASPGLRDGGGLTPLELLLRQLGRDAGAIAPAASGAPAPPPGEPRQRRLLLLDLLALYTPADAAGPARRELLGDRPRWRRLLGEEKFQWLAGLAPPSLFARAMQVLVTAISPGRFPEALDELPLPPFLQPLDLTGKG; this is encoded by the coding sequence ATGCGCGCCAGCGAGGCCTTCCACTGGGACGAGCGCGGCCGCGCCGCCGCCTACTCGCCGTCTGAGGCGCTGCTCTACGCGCTGGTGCACGACCACCAGGGGTACGCGCACTACCTGCTGGCCACCTTCCCGCGGCGCGCCCTCGCGCCTCCCAGCGCCGGCTTCCGCTGCTGCACGGCGCCGGGGCCGCACGTGGCGCTGGCCGTGCGCTACAACCGCGTGGGCATCCTGCGCCGAATCCTGCGCACCGTGCGCGACTTCCCAGCCGAGGAGCGCGCGCGCCTGCTCGACCGGCACGGCTGCAGCCGTGTGGAGGGTGGTGGCACGGCGCTGCACGTGGCCTGCGAGCTGGTGCGCCCCGAGTGCCTCTTCCTGCTGCTTGGCCACGGCGCCTCGCCAGGCCTGCGCGACGGCGGCGGCCTAACACCGCTCGAGCTGCTGCTGCGCCAGCTGGGCCGTGACGCCGGGGCCATCGCCCCTGCGGCCTCCGGGGCGCCTGCGCCGCCGCCTGGGGAGCCGCGCCAGCGCCGCCTGCTGCTGCTGGACCTGCTGGCGCTGTACACACCCGCGGATGCCGCCGGCCCGGCCCGCCGCGAGCTGCTGGGTGACCGGCCGCGCTGGCGGCGGCTGCTGGGCGAGGAGAAGTTCCAGTGGCTGGCGGGCCTCGCGCCGCCCTCGCTCTTCGCGCGCGCCATGCAGGTGCTGGTCACCGCCATCTCACCCGGCCGCTTCCCCGAGGCCCTGGACGAGCTGCCGCTGCCGCCCTTCTTGCAGCCGCTGGACCTCACGGGCAAGGGCTAG